One genomic window of Deltaproteobacteria bacterium includes the following:
- a CDS encoding DNA-binding protein produces MKYSIAKQGRIFIIRLEDGEILHETLERFAVEQGIKAAYMIVLGGADGQSRLVVGPEDGQATPVNPMTHALENIHEIVGTGTLFPDDEAKPSLHMHVAAGRRDSTITGCVRAGVKTWQVAEVILIEMLDCTAVRKPDTDLGFKLLNP; encoded by the coding sequence TTGAAATATTCGATAGCTAAACAGGGTCGTATTTTTATCATCCGCCTGGAAGACGGGGAGATACTCCATGAAACGCTGGAACGGTTCGCCGTCGAGCAGGGGATTAAGGCCGCTTATATGATCGTCCTCGGCGGGGCGGACGGCCAAAGCCGATTGGTGGTCGGTCCGGAAGACGGGCAGGCGACCCCGGTTAATCCTATGACTCATGCGCTGGAAAACATCCATGAAATCGTCGGGACCGGGACGCTCTTTCCGGATGACGAAGCAAAACCGAGCCTGCATATGCATGTGGCCGCAGGGCGCCGGGACTCGACCATAACCGGTTGCGTGCGGGCCGGGGTGAAAACTTGGCAGGTGGCCGAGGTGATACTCATCGAGATGTTGGACTGTACGGCCGTCCGGAAACCTGACACAGACTTGGGTTTCAAGCTTTTAAATCCATAA